One window of Streptomyces sp. SUK 48 genomic DNA carries:
- a CDS encoding Rieske 2Fe-2S domain-containing protein: MSSQDIPEENLPAEQDHAHGAVAVADEENPFTDPGLPPHEHRIQDIDERAARRSERMVALLFTISMLATVGFIVSYVTIPHDKSIFVFPIGHISALNFALGLTLGLALFCIGAGAVHWARTLMSDVEVADERHAIAATPEVRAKVHADFRQGAKESALGRRKLIRNTMFGALALVPLSGVMLLRDLGPLPGTSLRHTLWAKGKRLVNMNTNQPLRPEDIAVGSLTFAKPDGLEETDEEFQNEMAKAALMIVRLQPDNIKDKRELDWSHEGVVAFSKICTHVGCPISLYEQQTHHVLCPCHQSTFDLSDGARVIFGPAGHALPQLRIGVDSEGYLQALGDFEEPVGPAFWERG, encoded by the coding sequence ATGAGTAGCCAAGACATTCCAGAAGAGAACCTGCCCGCTGAGCAGGACCACGCGCATGGCGCGGTAGCGGTCGCGGACGAGGAGAACCCGTTCACCGACCCGGGGCTGCCGCCCCACGAGCACCGCATCCAGGACATCGACGAGCGGGCCGCCAGGCGGTCCGAGCGTATGGTCGCCCTGCTGTTCACGATCTCGATGCTGGCCACCGTCGGCTTCATCGTCTCGTACGTGACGATCCCGCACGACAAGAGCATCTTCGTGTTCCCGATCGGGCACATCAGCGCGCTTAACTTCGCGCTGGGCCTGACCCTGGGCCTGGCGCTGTTCTGCATCGGCGCGGGCGCGGTCCACTGGGCCCGCACCCTGATGTCCGACGTCGAGGTCGCCGACGAGCGGCACGCGATCGCGGCCACTCCCGAGGTCCGGGCGAAGGTCCACGCGGACTTCCGCCAGGGCGCCAAGGAGTCGGCGCTCGGCCGCCGCAAGCTGATCCGCAACACGATGTTCGGCGCGCTGGCCCTGGTGCCGCTCTCCGGCGTCATGCTGCTGCGCGACCTCGGCCCGCTGCCCGGCACCTCGCTGCGGCACACCCTGTGGGCCAAGGGCAAGCGTCTGGTCAACATGAACACCAACCAGCCGCTGCGTCCCGAGGACATCGCGGTGGGCTCCCTCACCTTCGCCAAGCCGGACGGCCTGGAGGAGACGGACGAGGAGTTCCAGAACGAGATGGCCAAGGCCGCGCTGATGATCGTCCGGCTCCAGCCGGACAACATCAAGGACAAGCGCGAGCTCGACTGGTCGCACGAGGGCGTCGTCGCGTTCTCCAAGATCTGCACCCACGTCGGGTGCCCGATCTCGCTGTACGAGCAGCAGACGCACCACGTGCTGTGCCCGTGCCACCAGTCCACCTTCGACCTCTCCGACGGCGCCCGAGTGATCTTCGGCCCCGCCGGCCACGCCCTGCCGCAGCTGCGCATCGGTGTGGACAGTGAGGGTTACCTCCAGGCGCTCGGCGACTTCGAGGAGCCCGTCGGTCCTGCATTCTGGGAGCGCGGATGA
- a CDS encoding aminotransferase class V-fold PLP-dependent enzyme → MSVSTVAVDPSISTPLPVLGRDVTVPLVTGGTIAYAALDYAASAPALQRVWDDVAAYAPYYGSVHRGAGYLSQFSTDLFEKARRTVAEFLGCRADDQVVFTRSTTDSLNLLARAVPAGCQVFVFETEHHASLLPWRDDQVTYLDAPRSPRGAVETLERALADRDPYGPALVCVTGASNVTGELWPVRELAAAAHAHGARIVLDAAQLAPHHPVSLAGLDVDWVAFSGHKLYAPFGAGVLAGRADWLRDAEPYLAGGGASRTVARRADGGVEVEWHESAARHEAGSPNVIGAYAVASACQALTEAGWDALVAREQYLIDRVRAGLAEIPQVRVLSLFGDDAPRVGVLSFVVDGWNSSHFAAALSAEYGIGVRDGLFCAHPLLRTLLGTAPETPAECGAPSLNAIRASFGAGTPDEHVDRFVTAVRQLVTEGAKWTYRTEEGRCVPVA, encoded by the coding sequence ATGTCCGTCTCCACCGTTGCCGTCGACCCGTCGATTTCCACCCCGCTGCCCGTTCTGGGACGTGATGTCACCGTTCCGCTCGTCACCGGCGGCACCATCGCCTACGCGGCCCTCGACTACGCGGCCAGCGCCCCCGCCCTCCAGCGCGTCTGGGACGACGTCGCCGCCTACGCGCCGTACTACGGCAGCGTCCACCGGGGCGCCGGGTACCTCTCCCAGTTCTCCACCGACCTGTTCGAGAAGGCGCGCCGCACGGTCGCGGAGTTCCTCGGCTGCCGCGCCGACGACCAGGTGGTCTTCACCCGCTCGACCACGGACTCGCTGAACCTGCTGGCCCGGGCGGTCCCGGCCGGTTGCCAGGTCTTCGTCTTCGAGACCGAGCACCACGCCTCGCTGCTGCCCTGGCGGGACGACCAGGTCACCTACCTGGACGCGCCGCGCAGCCCGCGGGGGGCCGTCGAGACGCTGGAGCGGGCCCTCGCCGACCGGGACCCGTACGGCCCGGCCCTCGTCTGTGTCACCGGTGCCTCCAATGTCACCGGGGAGCTGTGGCCGGTGCGCGAGCTGGCCGCCGCCGCGCACGCCCACGGTGCCCGGATCGTCCTGGACGCCGCCCAGCTGGCCCCGCACCACCCGGTCTCCCTCGCCGGCCTGGACGTCGACTGGGTCGCCTTCTCCGGGCACAAGCTGTACGCCCCGTTCGGCGCGGGCGTGCTGGCCGGGCGCGCGGACTGGCTGCGGGACGCCGAGCCCTACCTCGCGGGCGGCGGCGCCAGCCGCACGGTCGCCCGGCGCGCGGACGGGGGAGTGGAGGTGGAGTGGCACGAGAGCGCCGCCCGGCACGAGGCGGGCTCCCCGAACGTCATCGGCGCCTACGCCGTCGCCTCCGCCTGCCAGGCCCTCACCGAGGCCGGCTGGGACGCGCTGGTCGCCCGCGAGCAGTACCTGATCGACCGGGTGCGCGCGGGCCTCGCCGAGATCCCGCAGGTCAGGGTGTTGTCCCTGTTCGGGGACGACGCCCCGCGGGTCGGCGTGCTCTCCTTCGTGGTGGACGGCTGGAACAGCTCCCACTTCGCGGCCGCGCTCTCCGCCGAGTACGGCATCGGCGTCCGCGACGGCCTCTTCTGCGCCCACCCGCTGCTGCGCACCCTGCTGGGCACCGCCCCCGAGACCCCCGCGGAGTGCGGCGCCCCGTCCCTGAACGCCATCCGCGCGAGCTTCGGCGCGGGCACCCCGGACGAGCATGTGGACCGCTTCGTCACGGCCGTGCGGCAGCTGGTGACCGAGGGTGCGAAGTGGACGTACCGTACGGAGGAGGGGCGCTGCGTGCCGGTGGCGTGA
- a CDS encoding C40 family peptidase — MGSHRRLAPSGQRRAPAGFDRGAAALCALSAAAAALGAVPAHAAPHRDARAEVDRLYTQAEQATQAYDQAQERTDALRREVRHTQDRVARRQQDVNALREELGSLAGAQYRSGGIDPAVALLFSDDPDDYLDKAATLDRISAQEAGRLRELRSALRELEQERAEAAGELDALDRSRRAVAAHKRTVEAKLARARQLLNSLSAADRAAYDRSSRSAGPDRLGLPDLTGLAGAPGARAAAALAAARSALGRPYVWGANGPSGFDCSGLMQWSYAHAGIQLPRTSQEQRFAGRRVPLSEARPGDLIVYRSDASHVAMYVGHGQVIHAPHPGAAVRYDPVGMMPISSVTRP, encoded by the coding sequence GTGGGGTCCCATCGCCGCCTTGCACCGTCCGGTCAGCGTCGCGCACCGGCCGGATTCGACCGGGGTGCAGCAGCCCTGTGCGCCCTGTCGGCCGCCGCCGCGGCCCTCGGCGCGGTACCGGCGCACGCCGCGCCGCATCGTGACGCCCGCGCCGAGGTGGACCGGCTCTACACCCAGGCCGAGCAGGCGACCCAGGCGTACGACCAGGCCCAGGAGCGCACCGACGCGCTGCGCCGCGAGGTCCGCCACACGCAGGACCGGGTCGCCCGCCGCCAGCAGGACGTCAACGCGCTGCGCGAGGAGCTGGGTTCGCTGGCCGGGGCGCAGTACCGCTCGGGCGGCATCGACCCGGCCGTCGCGCTGCTGTTCTCCGACGACCCGGACGACTACCTCGACAAGGCCGCCACCCTGGACCGGATCAGCGCCCAGGAAGCGGGCCGGCTGCGGGAGTTGCGCTCCGCCCTGCGCGAGCTGGAGCAGGAGCGGGCGGAGGCGGCCGGCGAGCTCGACGCGCTGGACCGCAGCCGCCGGGCGGTCGCCGCGCACAAGCGGACGGTGGAGGCCAAGCTCGCCCGGGCCCGGCAGCTGCTGAACTCGCTGTCCGCGGCCGACCGCGCCGCCTACGACCGGTCCTCCCGCTCGGCCGGCCCCGACCGGCTCGGCCTGCCCGACCTGACCGGCCTGGCCGGCGCCCCCGGCGCGCGTGCCGCCGCGGCCCTGGCCGCCGCCCGCTCCGCGCTCGGCCGCCCTTATGTGTGGGGCGCCAACGGGCCCTCCGGCTTCGACTGTTCGGGCCTGATGCAGTGGTCGTACGCGCACGCCGGCATCCAGCTGCCCCGCACCTCCCAGGAGCAGCGGTTCGCCGGGCGGCGCGTCCCGCTCTCCGAGGCCCGCCCCGGCGACCTGATCGTCTACCGCTCCGACGCCAGCCATGTGGCCATGTACGTCGGCCACGGCCAGGTCATCCACGCGCCCCATCCGGGGGCCGCGGTGCGCTACGACCCGGTGGGGATGATGCCGATCTCCTCGGTGACCCGGCCCTGA
- a CDS encoding cytochrome bc complex cytochrome b subunit — protein MSTAANDTSRARGKAPAGERIADWADGRLGIYSLAKANMRKIFPDHWSFMLGEVCMYSFLIIILTGVYLTLFFHPSMNEVVYHGSYVPLQGQMMSEAFNSTLHISFDVRGGLLVRQIHHWAALIFLAGMFVHMMRVFFTGAFRKPREINWLFGFLLFVLGMFTGFTGYSLPDDLLSGTGVRFTEGAILSMPIVGTYISYFLFGGQFPGHDFVARFYSIHILLLPGIMLGLMVAHLILVFYHKHTQFAGPGKTNNNVVGMPLLPVYMAKAGGFFFLVFGVIAAIAAVAQINPIWAIGPYRVDQVSTGAQPDWYMGFAEGLIRFMPGWEINFWGHTLVLGVFIPLVLFGVVLGAMAAYPFIESWITGDKSEHHILDRPRNAPTRTGLGVAWVTMYMITLVGGGNDLWATHFHLSINAVTWFVRIFFFVGPVIAFIATKRICLGLQRRDRDKVLHGRETGIIKRLPHGEFIEVHEPLSQEQLHTLTTHTQYAPAEIGPAVDENGVERKVTASEKLRAKLSNAYYGEDNQIPKPTSEEYKEITSGHGHH, from the coding sequence ATGAGTACTGCAGCGAACGACACCTCCCGCGCACGCGGGAAGGCACCGGCCGGCGAGCGCATCGCCGACTGGGCCGACGGCCGGCTCGGGATCTACTCCCTGGCCAAGGCCAACATGCGCAAGATCTTCCCCGACCACTGGTCGTTCATGCTGGGCGAAGTGTGCATGTACAGCTTCCTCATCATCATCCTGACGGGTGTCTATCTGACACTGTTCTTCCACCCGTCGATGAACGAGGTCGTGTACCACGGCAGCTATGTCCCGCTCCAGGGGCAGATGATGTCGGAGGCGTTCAACTCGACCCTGCACATCTCCTTCGACGTGCGCGGTGGTCTGCTCGTCCGGCAGATCCACCACTGGGCCGCGCTGATCTTCCTCGCCGGCATGTTCGTGCACATGATGCGCGTGTTCTTCACCGGCGCGTTCCGCAAGCCGCGTGAGATCAACTGGCTGTTCGGCTTCCTGCTGTTCGTCCTCGGCATGTTCACCGGTTTCACCGGTTACTCGCTCCCGGACGACCTGCTCTCCGGCACCGGTGTGCGCTTCACCGAGGGTGCGATCCTGTCCATGCCGATCGTCGGCACGTACATCTCGTACTTCCTCTTCGGCGGTCAGTTCCCCGGCCACGACTTCGTCGCCCGGTTCTACTCGATCCACATCCTGCTGCTGCCGGGCATCATGCTCGGCCTGATGGTGGCGCACCTGATCCTGGTCTTCTACCACAAGCACACGCAGTTCGCGGGTCCGGGCAAGACCAACAACAACGTCGTCGGCATGCCGCTGCTGCCGGTCTACATGGCCAAGGCCGGAGGCTTCTTCTTCCTGGTCTTCGGTGTCATCGCGGCCATCGCCGCGGTCGCGCAGATCAACCCGATCTGGGCCATCGGCCCCTACCGGGTCGACCAGGTCTCCACCGGCGCCCAGCCCGACTGGTACATGGGCTTCGCCGAGGGTCTGATCCGCTTCATGCCGGGCTGGGAGATCAACTTCTGGGGCCACACCCTGGTCCTGGGCGTGTTCATCCCGCTGGTCCTCTTCGGTGTGGTGCTGGGCGCGATGGCGGCCTACCCGTTCATCGAGTCCTGGATCACCGGCGACAAGAGCGAGCACCACATCCTGGACCGCCCGCGCAACGCCCCGACCCGTACGGGTCTCGGTGTCGCCTGGGTGACGATGTACATGATCACGCTGGTCGGTGGTGGCAACGACCTGTGGGCCACCCACTTCCACCTGTCGATCAACGCCGTGACCTGGTTCGTGCGGATCTTCTTCTTCGTCGGTCCGGTCATCGCGTTCATCGCCACCAAGCGGATCTGCCTCGGCCTCCAGCGCCGCGACCGCGACAAGGTGCTGCACGGTCGCGAGACCGGCATCATCAAGCGGCTGCCGCACGGTGAGTTCATCGAGGTGCACGAGCCGCTCAGCCAGGAGCAGCTGCACACGCTCACCACGCACACGCAGTACGCGCCGGCCGAGATCGGCCCCGCGGTCGACGAGAACGGTGTCGAGCGCAAGGTGACGGCGTCCGAGAAGCTCCGGGCGAAGCTGTCCAACGCCTACTACGGCGAGGACAACCAGATCCCGAAGCCGACCTCCGAGGAGTACAAGGAGATCACGAGCGGCCACGGCCACCACTGA
- a CDS encoding NYN domain-containing protein, whose protein sequence is MVQSEGGGPGDGTAEVLDRPLPDGVRRRVVAIVSECFGRLTVAELPAQLRQYARFAPNRRAKFAGNAMAAALETDTLFRQRIGEKFRDAQPELAGALEAGSAPAAVDPLDVAAAAYVLRPAGWVKLVTAAGEEAQRADAERADEESRAELERLRAELDRAREQTRTETERLRTELESTKRDLESLHRKLRSAQSDVRRGEAALRKAQGEMDAVRAEAGTRASAAESESRRLKARLGEAEAALEATRKAAREGRSVEDMRVRLLLDTLLDATQGLRRELALPPVSVRPAETVDAVEPGRMTPKDIAARALSEHDPAILDQLLALPQAHLVVDGYNVTKTGYPQMPLEKQRLRLLGQLSALAAQTGAEVTCVFDGAELAAPVLLAPPRGVRVLFSKPGVTADELIRQLVRAEPPGRPVIVASTDREVADGVARAGARPVASAVLLKRLS, encoded by the coding sequence ATGGTTCAGAGCGAAGGCGGGGGGCCGGGCGACGGCACCGCCGAGGTGCTTGACCGTCCGCTGCCCGACGGGGTGCGGCGCCGGGTCGTCGCGATCGTCTCGGAGTGTTTCGGCAGGCTGACCGTGGCCGAACTGCCCGCACAGCTGCGGCAGTACGCCCGGTTCGCCCCGAATCGTCGCGCGAAGTTCGCCGGGAACGCGATGGCCGCGGCGCTGGAGACCGACACGCTGTTCCGGCAGCGGATCGGCGAGAAGTTCCGGGACGCGCAGCCGGAGTTGGCCGGCGCCCTGGAGGCCGGCTCGGCGCCCGCGGCCGTCGACCCGCTCGATGTGGCGGCGGCGGCCTATGTGCTGCGTCCCGCGGGCTGGGTGAAGCTGGTCACCGCGGCCGGCGAGGAGGCCCAGCGCGCCGACGCCGAGCGGGCCGACGAGGAGAGCCGCGCCGAACTGGAGCGGCTGCGCGCCGAACTGGACCGCGCCCGCGAGCAGACCAGGACCGAGACCGAACGGCTGCGCACGGAGCTGGAGTCGACGAAGCGGGACCTGGAGTCGCTGCACCGCAAGCTGCGCTCGGCGCAGAGCGATGTGCGCCGGGGCGAGGCCGCGCTGCGCAAGGCGCAGGGCGAGATGGACGCCGTACGCGCCGAGGCGGGCACCCGGGCGTCGGCCGCGGAGAGCGAGTCCCGGCGGCTCAAGGCGCGGCTCGGCGAGGCGGAGGCGGCCCTGGAGGCCACCCGCAAGGCCGCCCGCGAGGGGCGCAGCGTGGAGGACATGCGGGTACGGCTGCTGCTCGACACCCTGCTGGACGCCACCCAGGGCCTGCGCCGCGAGCTGGCGCTGCCGCCGGTGTCCGTGCGCCCGGCCGAGACCGTCGACGCGGTGGAGCCGGGCCGGATGACGCCCAAGGACATCGCGGCGCGCGCCCTGTCCGAGCACGACCCGGCGATCCTCGACCAGTTGCTCGCGCTGCCGCAGGCGCATCTGGTCGTCGACGGCTACAACGTGACCAAGACCGGCTATCCGCAGATGCCGCTGGAGAAGCAGCGGCTGCGGCTGCTGGGCCAGTTGTCCGCGCTCGCCGCGCAGACCGGCGCCGAGGTGACCTGCGTCTTCGACGGCGCCGAGCTGGCCGCTCCGGTGCTGCTCGCGCCGCCGCGCGGGGTGCGGGTGCTGTTCTCCAAGCCGGGTGTCACGGCGGATGAGCTGATCCGCCAGCTGGTGCGCGCGGAGCCGCCGGGCCGGCCGGTCATCGTCGCCTCCACCGACCGGGAGGTGGCCGACGGCGTGGCGCGCGCGGGTGCCCGTCCCGTGGCCTCTGCGGTACTTCTGAAGCGACTGTCCTGA
- a CDS encoding Lrp/AsnC ligand binding domain-containing protein, producing MITAIVLIKTSVDRIPEIAGQIASLESVSEVFSVTGTYDLIAMVRVREHEDLADVIPGRISKIPGVEATDTHVAFRTYSQHDLEAAFAIGLDS from the coding sequence GTGATCACCGCGATCGTCCTCATCAAGACCAGCGTGGACCGGATTCCCGAGATCGCCGGGCAGATCGCCTCGCTGGAGTCGGTGAGCGAGGTCTTCTCCGTCACCGGTACGTACGACCTGATCGCCATGGTGCGGGTGCGGGAGCACGAGGACCTGGCCGATGTGATCCCCGGCCGGATCAGCAAGATCCCCGGTGTCGAGGCGACGGACACGCATGTGGCGTTCCGGACGTACTCGCAGCACGACCTGGAGGCGGCGTTCGCGATCGGTCTGGACTCCTGA
- a CDS encoding rhomboid family intramembrane serine protease: protein MISEWSAAAGRTFRALRGASMTYGLIALCCLIFALGPASGIVPGYGTGYVLQDAQRVYFRTWGVVPAELFAGPLTHALTPVTALFVHGNWVHLLGNMLFLLVFGVLTEERMGRVEFTLFYVGCGYLALLGYAVANDTSEQSLVGASGAISAVLGAFLFLFPRARVTSLLPFLFFLPLRFPAWVVLPFWVTLQWLAAGRSVQGPGVAYLAHLVGFGAGFVYAWVRFGRGDRVKCAPEPAPEGENQP, encoded by the coding sequence ATGATCAGCGAGTGGAGCGCGGCGGCCGGCAGGACCTTCAGGGCACTGCGGGGCGCGTCGATGACGTACGGCCTGATCGCCCTGTGCTGTCTGATCTTCGCACTGGGACCGGCCTCCGGGATCGTCCCCGGGTACGGCACCGGGTATGTGCTCCAGGACGCGCAGCGGGTGTACTTCCGGACCTGGGGGGTGGTCCCGGCCGAGCTGTTCGCCGGACCCCTGACGCACGCGCTGACCCCGGTCACGGCGCTGTTCGTGCACGGCAACTGGGTGCATCTGCTCGGCAACATGCTCTTCCTCCTCGTCTTCGGCGTGCTGACCGAGGAGCGGATGGGCCGGGTGGAGTTCACCCTCTTCTACGTCGGCTGCGGCTATCTGGCCCTGCTGGGGTACGCCGTCGCCAACGACACCTCCGAGCAGTCGCTGGTGGGCGCCTCGGGGGCGATCTCGGCGGTGCTCGGGGCGTTTCTCTTCCTGTTCCCGCGAGCCCGGGTCACCAGTCTCCTGCCGTTCCTCTTCTTCCTGCCGCTGCGCTTTCCCGCGTGGGTCGTGCTGCCGTTCTGGGTGACGCTCCAGTGGCTGGCGGCGGGGCGCTCGGTGCAGGGGCCCGGGGTGGCGTATCTGGCGCACCTGGTGGGGTTCGGGGCGGGGTTCGTCTACGCGTGGGTGCGCTTCGGACGTGGGGATAGAGTGAAATGCGCACCTGAACCGGCCCCCGAGGGAGAGAACCAGCCGTGA
- the trpD gene encoding anthranilate phosphoribosyltransferase, producing the protein MSAVTPAGGDTAAARSWPALLNGLLTGQNLSADDTAWAMDLIMRGEATDAQIAGFMVALRAKGETVEEISGLVRTMYEHANVIEVPGPAVDIVGTGGDGAKTVNISTMSSIVVAGTGAKVVKHGNRAASSASGSSDVLEKLGINLQLTPKRVAEVAEEAGITICFAVKFHPSLRHVAAARGQLGIRTTFNVLGPLTNPAKVRAQAVGVADPRMAPVVAGVFAERGNSALVFRGDDGLDELTVTATSRVWVVRDGKVSEELFDPRDVGIELVPVEALRGADAAYNAEVARRVLDGERGAVRDAVLLNSAAALVALEPADAPLTEQLRAGMARAAESIDSGAAKRTLERWVAASNA; encoded by the coding sequence ATGAGCGCTGTGACCCCCGCTGGAGGCGACACCGCGGCGGCCCGCTCCTGGCCCGCCCTGTTGAACGGCCTGCTGACCGGCCAGAACCTGTCCGCGGACGACACCGCCTGGGCGATGGACCTGATCATGCGGGGCGAGGCGACCGACGCCCAGATCGCCGGGTTCATGGTGGCGCTGCGCGCCAAGGGCGAGACCGTCGAGGAGATCTCCGGTCTCGTGCGCACCATGTACGAGCACGCGAACGTGATCGAGGTGCCGGGCCCGGCCGTGGACATCGTCGGCACCGGCGGCGACGGCGCCAAGACGGTGAACATCTCCACCATGTCCTCGATCGTGGTCGCGGGCACCGGCGCCAAGGTCGTCAAGCACGGCAACCGCGCCGCCTCCTCAGCCTCCGGCTCCTCCGACGTCCTGGAGAAGCTGGGCATCAACCTCCAGCTGACCCCGAAGCGGGTCGCCGAGGTCGCCGAGGAGGCCGGCATCACCATCTGCTTCGCGGTGAAGTTCCACCCCTCGCTGCGCCATGTCGCCGCCGCTCGCGGCCAGTTGGGCATCCGTACGACCTTCAATGTGCTCGGCCCGCTGACCAACCCGGCGAAGGTGCGCGCCCAGGCGGTGGGCGTCGCCGATCCGCGGATGGCGCCCGTGGTGGCCGGGGTCTTCGCCGAGCGCGGCAACTCCGCGCTGGTCTTCCGCGGCGACGACGGCCTGGACGAGCTGACCGTCACCGCCACCTCCCGGGTGTGGGTGGTGCGCGACGGCAAGGTGTCCGAGGAGCTCTTCGACCCGCGGGACGTCGGCATCGAGCTGGTCCCCGTGGAGGCCCTGCGCGGCGCGGACGCGGCCTACAACGCGGAGGTGGCCCGCCGGGTGCTGGACGGCGAGCGGGGGGCCGTACGGGACGCGGTGCTGCTGAACTCGGCGGCGGCCCTCGTGGCCCTGGAGCCGGCCGACGCCCCGCTCACGGAGCAGCTGCGCGCGGGGATGGCGAGGGCGGCCGAGTCCATCGACTCGGGCGCGGCGAAGCGGACCCTGGAGCGCTGGGTGGCCGCCAGCAACGCCTGA
- a CDS encoding C40 family peptidase has translation MASHRRPKQQSRARVTVLTTAAAAAVVLSANAANAAPSEKLSKDQVKSKVDTLYEQAEQATEKYNGAKEKQQKLQKEISTIQDNVARGQEDLNKLRDGLGSLATAQYRSGGIDPSVQLFLSSNPDDFLDKASTLDQLSSQQVDALRKIQSKQRELAQERSEATEKLKDLADTRTELGNKKKEVQGKLAAAQKILNSLTAKEKADLAAQQQRADRSSSQRVNLGDTPPASGRAGAAFAAAQGEIGKPYVYGATGPSSFDCSGLTSYAYAQAGVSIPRTSEEQANIGTRIYSQSDLQVGDLVFFYGDIHHVGLYAGNGQVLHAPHTGAVVRYEAMADMPFQFGVRV, from the coding sequence GTGGCGTCCCACCGTCGACCCAAGCAGCAGAGCCGTGCACGCGTGACCGTGCTGACCACCGCAGCAGCCGCCGCCGTCGTGCTCAGCGCGAACGCCGCGAACGCCGCGCCGAGCGAGAAGCTCAGCAAGGACCAGGTCAAGTCCAAGGTCGACACGCTGTACGAGCAGGCCGAGCAGGCCACCGAGAAGTACAACGGCGCCAAGGAGAAGCAGCAGAAGCTCCAGAAGGAGATCTCCACGATCCAGGACAACGTCGCGCGGGGTCAGGAAGACCTCAACAAGCTGCGCGACGGCCTGGGTTCGCTGGCCACGGCCCAGTACCGCTCCGGCGGTATCGACCCCTCGGTCCAGCTCTTCCTCTCCTCCAACCCGGACGACTTCCTCGACAAGGCGTCCACCCTCGACCAGCTGAGCAGCCAGCAGGTCGACGCGCTGCGCAAGATCCAGAGCAAGCAGCGCGAGCTCGCCCAGGAGCGCTCCGAGGCCACCGAGAAGCTCAAGGACCTCGCGGACACCCGCACCGAACTGGGCAACAAGAAGAAGGAAGTCCAGGGCAAGCTCGCCGCGGCCCAGAAGATCCTCAACAGCCTCACCGCCAAGGAGAAGGCCGACCTCGCCGCCCAGCAGCAGCGTGCCGACCGCTCCTCCAGCCAGCGGGTGAACCTCGGCGACACCCCGCCCGCCTCCGGCAGGGCCGGTGCCGCCTTCGCCGCCGCCCAGGGCGAGATCGGCAAGCCGTACGTCTACGGTGCCACCGGCCCCTCCTCCTTCGACTGCTCGGGTCTGACCTCCTACGCCTACGCGCAGGCCGGCGTCTCCATCCCGCGCACCTCCGAGGAGCAGGCCAACATCGGCACCCGGATCTACAGCCAGAGCGACCTCCAGGTCGGCGACCTGGTGTTCTTCTACGGCGACATCCACCACGTCGGCCTGTACGCGGGCAACGGCCAGGTGCTGCACGCCCCGCACACCGGTGCCGTCGTGCGCTACGAGGCGATGGCCGACATGCCCTTCCAGTTCGGCGTCCGCGTCTAA